GGGACGCGGCCTGCGCCGTGCCGGCGATCGCGGCGGGGACCTCGAACCAGGTGGGTTCGTCGCGCAGGGCCCGATGGATGCGGTCCAGGGCGAAGGGCTCCAGCGGCGGCAGGGCGTCCACCCCGAACCAGGCCACTTCGAGGGACTCGTGGTCGTTGGCCCGCGCCTCACCGCCGGTGGCCCGGCATCGGAAGGTGATGTCCTGGAACTGGCAGACGTCCCCGTTGGGGTAGGTGATCGGCTCCAGCATCTGGACGAGGACCACGCGCTCCGGCACGCAGTGCACGGCCGTCTCCTCGTACACCTCGCGCACGGCGGTCTCCGCCGGCTGCTCGCCCGGCTCGGCGATGCCGCCGACCACGGACCACCGCCCGGTGTCGGTGCGCCGGCCGAGCAGCACCCTGCCGCGGT
This DNA window, taken from Streptomyces sp. TN58, encodes the following:
- a CDS encoding NUDIX hydrolase; amino-acid sequence: MTTPDFIRRIRESAGHQLLLLPGVTAIVLDDRGRVLLGRRTDTGRWSVVGGIAEPGEQPAETAVREVYEETAVHCVPERVVLVQMLEPITYPNGDVCQFQDITFRCRATGGEARANDHESLEVAWFGVDALPPLEPFALDRIHRALRDEPTWFEVPAAIAGTAQAASPGAGRASA